The DNA region ACGCGTACGCGAGTAGCGCAGCGCGTGGTCGGCATCGATGTACCCGGTGATCAACGCATCGGTCGTGCGATCCCACGAGAACGCGCGGGCGTGCCGGACAGCGCCGACCGCCAGCGTCGTCCGCAGGCCGGGGTCGCGGGCGAGCTTGCCGAGCGCGTCGGCCCAGGCGCCGGTGGCGTGGCCGTGGACGAGCAGGCCCGACCGGCCGTCGGCCACCGCCACCGGCAGGCCGCCGACCGCGGCGGCCACCACGGGGGTGCCGCACGCCTGCGCCTCCAGCGCGACCAGCCCGAAGCTCTCGTTGTGGCTGGGCACGGCGACGACGTCGGCGGCCCGGTAGATCCGCGCCAGCGCCTCGCCGGACTGCGGCGGGAGGAACCGGACCACGTCGGTGATGCCCAGCGCCACGGCCAGGTCTTGCAGCGCGGCGGGCTGCTCCAGGCCGGTGCCCGACGGGCCGCCCGCGACCAGCACGATCAAGCGGTCCCGAGCGATGCCGCCCTGGGCCAGCAGCTCGGCCGCGGCGCGCAGGAGCACGTCGGGGGCCTTGAGCGGCTGGATACGGCCGACGAAGGCGAAGACCACCGCGTCCGGCCGCAGCCCGAGCCACGCGCGGGCGGCAAGGCGGTCGCCGGGGCGGAAACGGTCGAGGTCGACGCCGGGGGCGATGATGTCGACCCGCTCGGGGTCGGCGTCGTAGAGGGAGACCAGCTGCTGGGCCTCGACGTCGGTGTTGGCGACCAGGCGGTCGGCGAAGTCCACGATCTGCTGCTCGCCGATGACCCGCTGCCGCGGCTCGGGGGTGTCGCCGTCGGCCAGCGCGGCGTTCTTGACCTTGGCCAGGGTGTGCGCGGTGTGCACCAGCGGGACGCCCCACCGCTCGCGGGCGATGCGGCCGACCTGGCCGGAGAGCCAGTAGTGGGAGTGCAGCAGGTCGTAGTAGCCGGGCTCGTGCCTGGCCTCGGCGCGCAGCAGCCCGGCGGTGAACCCGCACAGCTCGGCGGGCAGGTCGGCGCGGCTCAGGCCCTCGAACGGGCCCGCGGAGACGTGGCGGACCAGCACGCCGGGGGCCAACTCGGCGACCGGCGGCAGATCCGACGACGTGGCCCGGGTGAAGACCTCCACCTCGATGCCACGATTGGCCATGCGGGTGGCGGTCTCGGTGATGTAGACGTTCATGCCGCCCGCGTCACCGGTCCCCGGCTGCTCCAGCGGCGACGTGTGGACCGACAACAACGCGACCCGGCGCGGCTTGCGCAGCTGAGTAGGAGTCACCCCAGTACACCCCTTCCGCCTGCTCCGTCTCAGGAATCAACGCGGCAGCGTGCCCGGAATTCCTATCGTGACCTATGCCACACCGAGCGGACTCAGTAGAAGACGCACCACTCGGGCTTGGCATAAACCTCGATCGGGAGCACCTGGCCGGGGCTGACCTCGATGTCGAAGACGGCCCGGTCCGCGTCGACGATGCGCGGCTCGCCGACGACCTTGGCGGACGCGGTCTTCGATCCGATGCCGTACACGCCGCCCGCGATGGTCTTCCGGCAGGTCAACGCGATCGCCGCGGCTTCGTCCCTGGTGTTGATCGTCGCGACGAACTTCTCCGCGTGGGCCCGCGCCTGCTCGACCTTGTCCGCGGCCAGCGGCGGCTTGGTCGTCGTCGGCGGCGCTGATGGATCGACGGTCCGCGTCGGTTCGGGGCCTGCCGACAGCTCCGCCAGCAGTCGCTCCGCTTCCTTGACCTTGGCCTGTCGGTCCATCCAGAACAACACCCCGCCGCCTGCCACGAGCAGCACTGCGATCAGGCCCGACGCGATCACCCAGGCCCGGCTCTTGCGCGGCGGCGGCTGCTGCGGCCCGAACGGCGGTTGGCCGTAAGGCTGTTGCCCGTACGGCTGTTGCCCGTAGCCCTGCGGCGGCCCGCCGTAAGGCTGCTGCGGTCCAGTCATGTGATTCCCCCGAGATCAGTGGCTGTCGACCCAGGCAGGCTATCGAGCGGTGACGATGTGCTCACGCACGGCGCCGTTGAACGCGTCCGCGCGCTCGACGAACGGCATGTGCCCGACATCTGACATCCAGACCGCTGTCGCGCCAGGGATGTGCTTGATCGCGTACTCGGCGGCAGTCGGGTCGACGACGGTGTCCTCGGTGCCGTGGACGACGAGCGTCGGGACCTTGACGCCCGCGCGCCGACCAGGACGATCGACGCCACCCCCGAGTCGCCTTCACGCAGGTAGTCGGTGATCACCAGGCCGCCGTAGGACCAGCCGACCAGTGTCACCGGGCCATTGGCCAACGCGAGCACCGCTGCCAGGTCAGCCGCCCAGGCCCGGCGCTCTCGACGAACAAGATCACTTGAGGGCCGACATCTTCTGCCACTGCGGCCAGGAGATCAGCCAGTCGTAGACGTCCGAGGTCGCGGGCATGTTCGCCTGGGACCCGGTGACCTCGACCGGGTCGCCGATGATCGCGCTGTCGAAGTAGGCCTTGGCGTCGACTTCCAGCAGGTTCACGCAGCCGTGCGAGGTGTTGGCCTTGCCGATGTTGGCCCGGTTCTCCTCGTTCTCGTGGATGAACTCACCGTGGTTGGAGAAGCGCACGGCCCACTTCTTCTTGACGTTGGTGTAGCCGTACTGCGGGTTGGAGAAGTCGCCGACCGGCTCCTTGGCCATGACGATCATGGTCCCGTTGGGCGTGTTCAGGTTCGGGTCGGCGTCCTTGCCGTTGCTCGACGGGTAGCTGGCGAACAGCTTGCCGTCGCGGTAGACGTTCATCTTGTGGTCGGGGGTGTTGACCTTCACGACCTGGTTGCGCCCGATGGCGAACTTCGTCGACAGGTCGGCCTTGCCGTACGCGCCGCCGCCGTAGGGCAGGCCGTAGAGCTTGGCGGTCACGGTGACCTTGGTGCCCGATGGCCAGTACACCTTCGGCCGCCAGTCGACCTGCTGGTCGTGCAGCCACGCCCACGAGCCCTCGACCGGCACCGAGGTCTCGACCTTGAGCGCCTTCTCGACGGTGGCCTTGTCGACCACCTTGCCCTCGGGGAACTTGATGCTGATCGGCATCGCGATCCCGACGGTGGCGTTGTCGCCTGGGTTGATCGTCGCGCGTGGGGTCTTGGCAGGCTTGAGGGTGGTGAACGAGCCCTTGAGCTCGACCTTCTTGCCGTCGGTCCCGGTCGCCGACGCGGTGTAGGTGTACTTCTTGGCGAAGCCGAGCGCCTCGTCGGAGGTCCAGCTCAGCTTGTCGGGCGCGACGGTGCCCTTGACCGGCTTGCCATCGTCGTTGGTCAGCGCGACGGCGTCGATGGCGCCCTCGGTGACGGTGATCTTGACGGGTTCGGTGGGCGCGACCTCGGTGGCGTCGGCCGCGGGCAGCGCCACGAGCTTGGCCTTCGGCGGGGCGTCCTGGGCTTGCCCGCTGCCGCTGCCCGGCGTTTCGGACGTGCACCCGACCGCCAGTGCCATGGTCAGGACCAGGATCGCGAGGATCCCCGTCCGAGTGCGTCTCACCGTGTGCCTCCCGCTGTCCAGTGTCGTCCCCATCGATGAGGACGCGCGAGCCGCGGTGGGGTGCGGCACACGCCTGTGTGATGGTGCTCATACCACCCGCACCCGGGGGTGCGGGGAGGATCGGTGCCGTGAACAACCCCATCGCAGTAGTCACCGGCGCCAGCGCGGGCATCGGGGCGGCCACCGCACGGCACCTCGCGGCGGCGGGCTTCGACGTCGTGCTCGGCGCCCGGCGGCTCGACTTGCTCAGCAAGGTCGCCGCCGAGATCAGCGGGCACGCTGTCGAGCTGGACGTGACCGACCCCGCGTCGATCGAGGCGTTCTGCTCCCGCGTCCCAGCCTGCCACGTCCTGGTGAACAACGCCGGTGGCGCACGCGGCCTGGACCGGGTCGACGCCGCCGACGACGAGCGCTGGCAGTGGATGTACGAGGCCAACGTGATGGGCACCCTGCGGATGACCAGGGCCTTGCTCCCCAAGCTGATCGCCTCGGGCAACGGCCACGTGGTGACCGTCACCTCGATCGCCGCGGTCGAGATCTACGACGGCGGCGCGGGCTACACCGCGGCCAAGCACGCCCAGTCGGCGCTGCACCGGACGCTGCGCGGGGAACACCTTGGGCAGCCGGTGCGGTTCACCGAGGTGCTGCCGGGGATGGTCGAGACGGACTTCTCGGTCAACCGGTTCGACGGTGACCTGGAGCGGGCGGACAAGGTCTACGAGGGCATCGTCCCGCTGACCGCCGACGACGTCGCCGACGTGATCACCTTCGCGGTGACGCGGCCGCCGCACGTCAACCTGGACCAGATCGTGATGAAGCCGCGCGCCCAGGCGTCGGCGACGCGGGCCCACCGCGGCTGAACCGGTTGGGGGATCTGCAGCTCCCCCAATCAAGGGCCTAGTCGAGCTGGGTGTCGGCGTACTCCGTCATCGCCGCGCGCAGGAACTCCGCGAGGCGGGGATCGGTCTTGTCGAAGTTCGCCCGGAACCGCGGGTCGTCGGCGTACACGCTCGCCAGACCCTTGTACGACTCGCGGTTCGGGGTCCAGAACCCGCTGCTGAGCCACTGGAAGTGGCCCGCGATGGTCTCCTGGACCTCCGGGTCGGCGGGCGCGCGGCCCGCGTCGAGGTGCGCGACCAGCGTGTCGAGCGCGGCGACCCAGGTCTGGCCGTGGGTGGCCCACCAGTCCTTGCCGCCCATCTTCGCGTTCGCGGCGTCGACGTTCTCGGCGCCCCAGCGCTGCCGGGCCTCTTGCTGAAGCTCGGCCTGCTTGTCGGAGTCGAAGCCCTCGAACCAGTGCTCGGCGGACTTGGTCGTCATCTTGTCTCCTCCTTCCACGTTCTCGATGGTGCGGGACACGGTCTTGGCCAGCCGGTCGAACCGGTCGCGCTCGGCGAGCAGCCAGCGGTGGTGCATCCGCAGGGCGTCCACCTTGTCGCGGCCGTCGTCGACGATCTCGGCGATCGCGTCCAGGCCAAGGCCCAACTCGCGCAGGACCAGGATCTGCTGCAGGCGCAGCAGCTGTTCCTGCTCGTAGTAGCGATACCCGTTGCCGCCCACGGACGCGGGCCGCAGCAGTCCGATCTCGTCGTAGTGGCGCAGCGTCCGCGATGTCACCTTCGACATGCGGGCGACCTGCGCGATCGACCAGCTCATCACCGTCTCCCTCATGACCGGCCTCTCCGGTCCGTGGTCCACGGTAGAAGTTGACGCAACGTCAAAGTCAAGGCGAAACGGCTGCCCAGTCGACGGTCACTTCGCCGAGCCGCCAGCGGCGGCGGGTGTCGAGGACCGGCCAGTCGACGGCGAGGAGCCGAATCGTCTCGACCCAGCGGGCCCGGGGGCCGAACGGGGCGAACGCCGCCGCGGTCGCCCAGTGGCCGTCGAGGGCGGCGAGGAAGTCATGGACGCGTTCGCCGGGCACGTTGCGGTGGATCAGCGCCTTCGGCAGCCGCTCGGCCACGTCGGAGGGCCGCTCGATGCCGGACGGCAGGCAGGACACGGTGAACGTGCGCGGCCCCGCGGCGTCGAGGGTGACCCAGCAGCAGCGGCGGCCGATCTCATCGCACGTGCCCTCGATCAACAGGCCCCCGGGCGCCAGCCGGTCCAGCATCGTCGCCCATGACGACGTCGACTCGGCCTCGGTGTACTGGCGCAGGACGTTAAAGGCGCGCAGGAGCACCGGCCTGGTGCCCGCCAACTCGAAGCCGCCGCGCCGGAAGTCGAGCAGCGGCGGGTCGGCGGCGGGCTTGGCGGCGGCCACGCGCTCCGGGTCGATCTCCAGTCCGAGCACGCGGACGTCGGGCCGGACCGTCCGCAGGCGGGCGGCCATCTCGACGGTGGTGATCGGTGTGGCGCCGTAGCCGAGGTCGACCACCAGCGGATCGGCCGCGGCCGACAGCGCGGCCCGGACCTCGGCGGACCCGACGAGCCAGCGGTCGATCCGACGCAGCCGGTTGGGGTTGGTCGTCCCCCGCGTCGGGGCGCCCAGCGCCCGCGCCCGGCCCGCGGCCAGCCGGGGCGACTTGGCCATCAGTGCTCGGCGAGCCACTCGGCGGCGAACTCGGCCTCCGCGGCCAGCAGCTGGGTGACCTGCTCGGCGATCACCGACTCGATCTTGCCGCCGACGAACGGGATGCTGACCTTGACCTGGCCGCTGGTCGACCATTCGCTGCCGCCCGCGGTGTCGACGAGCCGGAACGTGCCCTTGATGTCGCCGGGCACCGCCGAGACCGTCGCGGAGGTGCTGCCACTGAACGCGGCGCCATCGGGCCGCCACGATTCGGTGCGCTCGACGATCAGGTCGCCCTTGATGACCGTGCGGACGATCGACGGCAGCTTCTCGCCGGGCACGCCTTGCCGCAGCTTGAAGGTGACCTCGGCGCCGTTGGCGGTGTACTCCAGCAACTCGGCGTTCTTGCCGCCGAGCGCGCGCAGCCGCTCGTCGAGAAACGCCCGGTCGATGAACGCGGCATGGACCTCGGCGGCGGGCCGGGTGAACCCGGCGCGGTGCTCGATGCGGCTTCCCATGGCCAGGAGGTTACCGTTGGTGCCCGTGACCAGCCTTCCACTCGGCGCCGACGTCCGCACCGGTGTGCCGCTCAGCGGCTACACGACCCTGCGCCTCGGCGGCCCGGCCACTGATTTCGTGGCCGCCACCACCGCCGCCGAGGTCGTCGACGCCGTCCGCGCGGTCGATTCCGCGGGCACCCCCCTGCTCATCCTGGGCGGTGGCTCGAACCTGGTGGTCGGCGACGCCGGCTTCGACGGTTCGGTCGTCCAGGTCGCCAACCGAGGCAGCAAGATCGACTGCACCACCCCCGGCCGAGTACAGCTGACGGTCGAGGCGGGCGAGGACTGGGACACCGTCGTCGCGGGCACGGTCGAGGCGGGTCTGGGCGGCCTGGAGTGCCTGTCGGGCATCCCCGGCTACGTCGGCGCCACCCCGGTCCAGAACGTCGGCGCGTACGGCGTGGAGATCTCCCAGGTCCTGATCTCGGTGGACCTGCTTGATCGCGAGACCACCGAGGTCCGAACCCTGGACGTGACCGAACTCGGCTTGGACTACCGCACCAGCGTCCTGAAGAACACCGACCGCGCGGTCGTCCTGCGCGCCCGCTTCGAACTGGTCGACGACGGCCTGTCCGCCCCCATCCGCTACACCGAACTTGCCCGAGCCCTCGGCGTCCGCCAAGACGAACGCGTCCCCGTCGCCGCCGCCCGCGCCGCGGTCCTGGAACTGCGGCGAGGCAAGGGAATGGTCCTGGATCCCTCCGATCACGACACCTGGAGCGCTGGCTCCTTCTTCACCAACCCCATCGTCCCGGACGCGGACCTGTCGGCGGTCCTCGAACGGATCGTCTCCCGGGTCGGCCCGGACGTCACGGTGCCCAAGTACCCGGCAGGCCCGGGCGCGTCCAAGCTGTCGGCGGCCTGGCTCATCGAACGCGCGGGCTTCGCCAAGGGCCACACCGGCCCCAACGCTCGGGTCGGGCTGTCCACCAAGCACACCCTCGCCCTCACCAACCGAGGGACAGCCACCACCGCGGACCTGCTCGCCCTCGCCGCGGAGGTCCGCGACGGGGTGCTGGCGACGTTCGGGGTCGAACTGCACCCGGAACCGGTCCTGGTGAACTGCGCCCTCTGACCGGTCGAGCGCGTCCCGGACCGCCGTGGATCTTGGTCAAGGGAATGCGGCCGCGCGCGCGGCGACTCTGTGATCACCTCTCGCTGAGCGGACAGTTCTGTTCGGGTTCGAGAGGTCTGCGAGTCCGGTGGGATTGGGTGTCCGAATAGGTCGGTGGGCGGGCGCGAAACCTCTCCCACCAGTGCGCGAGGTGCGATTGGGGCCTGACAGAATCATGCATGTGCCGTCGAGAGAGCGTCGATATGTGATCAGGCTCGGATGTCCGGACCGGACGGGGATCGTGGCGCGCATAGCGTCCTTTCTCACGGAGGCCGGGGGTTGGATCGTCGAGGCGGACTATCACTCCGATCCCGACACGAACTGGTTCTTCACGCGGCAGGAGGTCCGAGCGGACTCGCTGCCGTTCGGGGTCGACGAGCTGCGGGCCCGCTTCGCCGAGGTCGCCGAGCAGCTCAGTGAGCACTCGGACTGGAGCATCATCGACACGGGCGTCAAGCGGCGCGTGGCGATCCTTGTCTCCAAGGAAGGGCACTGCCTGTACGACCTGCTCGGCCGGGTGCACAGTGGCGAGCTCGATGTCGACGTGCGGGCGGTCATCGGAAACCACACCGACCTCGCCGACATCACCCAGGCCCACGGCATCCCGTTCCACCATGTCCCCTTCCCCGCCGGGGACCCGGAGGGCAAGGCCGAGGCGTTCACCAAAGTGCGGCAACTGGTGGACGGGACGGCCCCGGACGCGATCGTGCTGGCGCGGTTCATGCAGGTGCTGCCCGCCGAGCTGTGCTCTCACTGGGCCGGGCGCGCGCTCAACATCCACCACAGCTTCCTGCCCTCGTTCGTGGGGGCACGCCCTTACCACCAGGCCCACAAGCGCGGGGTGAAGCTGATCGGCGCGACCTGCCACTACGTGACGGCCGAACTCGACGCGGGACCGATCATCGAACAGAACGTGATCCGGGTGAACCACGGCGACTCGGTGGCCGACATGGTGCGCAAGGGCCGCGACATCGAGAAGGTCGTGCTCGCCGGTGGCCTGCGGGCGCATCTGCAGGGCCGGATCCTGGTCCACGGCAACAAGACCGTCGTGTTCTGATCGCACCCGCCAAGCCACGGCGGGCAGACGAGGCTGGGAGACAAGAGCCGACCAGGTCCTTGATCGCGCGGTTGGTCGACCTCCCGTAGTCGACCTCGGCGGGCGGCGGCCTGCCGACGGCCCGCGACAGACAGGCGAGACCAGGCGAACAACCAAGCCGCGGCAGGCCCTGTCACCCCCGGCTCTGTCCGCACGGCCAACCCGGCGGGCATCGCCAGCTTCGACGGCGCGGGCCGTGACCCCGATCGCGCGAGTGCCGACGGCGCCCAACAGGCTGGCGAGACCCGTCAACCATCGCAGCGCCCATATCGCCGTCGCACCCGTCATCGTCTTCGACCGCCGCGACGGCGGCACGCCAACTGCCCACAACCGGATTGGCCAGACGCGGACGGCAGCAGAACCGCGGGTCGCCAAGAATCCACCGTCGGCGGCAGAAATGTGTTGCACGGTAAGGGTTTTCATGGTTGGCCTCCGATCTCCCTTCCAGGCTAGCCACGAATTCCCGAGCAGGCAGTAGCTCGATCGGGTGGGGATAGCCGTTTGACACAAACGGAAATCCGTGCGGCGGCGTAATTCGATTGCCGCCTACCAAGCCGTGCCGCCATGATTTCCCTGTGACCATCCGCACCGACAACCAGATCCCGACCACTGACCCCCGACCACTGTCCTTTACGGACCTGACGGCCTGCCTCGAGCTCTCGGACAACCGGGAGTGGCCGCTCGAGGACCGCAAGTGGGAATTCCTGCTGCGGGTCGGCCAGGGCTACGGAATCGTTGACGCGGACGGAAAACTGGCCGCGTCAGCGGTTCTCACCCACTTCGGCGACTTCGCGGCGATCAGCATGGTGCTGGTCGCCGCGAAGTACAACCGGCGCGGGCTCGGTACGCGGATCATGCGGCATGTGATGGCCGAGGCAGGCGACAGCGTCGCGACGCTCTATGCCACGCCGCAAGGGCAGCCGCTGTACGAGAAGCTCGGGTTTCAGGCGACCTCCGGCTGTGAGGTCCTGACCGGCGCGTTCACCGGCCGCGGGGCGGGCACCACCCGCCCCGCGGCGGCCGGTGACCTGCCCGCCATCCTGCGGCTCGACGCCGAGGTCTGTGGCGTCGACCGCACCCACGTCGTGTCCCGCCTGCCCGAGTTCGCCGACCGCATCCGCGTAATCGAGCGCGACGGCGAGATCACCGGTTATGCCGCGCAGACCCGCGCTCTATCCCAGAACGGCAGCAACCAGGTCGGCCCCGTCATCGCCGCCACCGACGCCGCCGCGCGTGCGCTGATCTCCGACATCGCCATCGACGCGGGCGGGCAGACGCGGATCGACCTCGACACCGCGCGGCCCGACCTGATCGAGTGGGCCACCCAGAACGGCCTCACGCCGGTCTTCTCCTGCAAAGCCATGGTCGTCGGCGGAGCCACGCTCCCCGGCGACCGCGGTCGTCTCTACGCCCCCATCCTGCAGGCGATCGGCTAGAGAAGCTGGACGAGCATCTTGCCGGTGTTGGCCCCTTCGAGCAGCGAGAGGAACGCCGACGGCGCGTTGCGCAGGCCCTTGACCACGGTCTCGGTGTAGCGCAGCTCGCCGGACTGGACCCACCCGCCGACCTCGCGCAGGAAGTCCGGGCGGCGGTCGGCGTGATCGCGCACGAGCAGGCCCCGCATGGTGAGCCGCTTGGACACCAGCTGAATCAGGTTGCGCGGCGCCGGGTTGGGTTCGGTGGCGTTGTACTGCGAGATCATCCCGCAGACCGCGATGCGTCCGTGCAGGTTCAGCACCGACAGGGCGGCCTCCAGGTGCTCCCCGCCGACGTTGTCGAAGTACACATCAATACCTTCGGGCGCGGCCTCGGCGAGCTGCTTGACCACCCGGTCGCTCCTGTAGTTGAACGCCGCGTCGAAGCCCAGTTCGTCCAGCAGGTAGCGCACTTTCTCGTCGCTGCCCGCGCTGCCGATGACCCGCTTCGCCCCGCGCAGCCGGGCGATCTGGCCCACGACAGCCCCCACGGCGCCCGCCGCCGCCGAGACGAAGACCGTGTCGCCCGCGCGGAATTCGGCCACGTCCAGCAGCCCCACGTACGCCGTCAGGCCCGGCATGCCCAGCACCCCGAGATAGGCCCCCAGGGGCGCGATCGAGGGATCCACCGGCACCACCGCGGCGGCGGGCAGCACGACCTCCGACCGCCACCCCGCGTTGTGCAGCACGAACGCACCGACCGGCAGACTGTCCACAGTAGACGCGACGATCTCGCCGACCGCCCCGCCCTCCATCGGCGCGCCCAGCGGGAACGGCGGCGCGTAGGACTTGGCGTCGTTCATCCGCCCGCGCATGTACGGGTCGACGCTCATCACGTGGTTGCGCACCAGGACCTCGCCCGGCCCCGGCGCGGGCAGCGTGACCTCGGCGAACGCGAAGTCGTCCAGCGTCGGCGCCCCGACCGGCCGCCGCGCCAGGTGGACCTCGAGCGTGGTCACGCCTGGAGCTCCCTCGCCAGGTTCGCGAGCAGCTCACCGTGGATTCGGCGCAGGCCCGCCGGGGCGAAGATCCGCTCGAAGAACCCGCCGATGCCGTTGGCGCCCTCCCACGTGGTCACCACCCGCACCGTGCTCGACCCGCCCGACCCCTGCACGGTCCACGTGCTGATCAGCGTCGAGTTGCGGTCGGCCTCGACCAGCACGTCGGGCTGCGGCGAGCTGACCTCGACCAGGACGTCGCGCACCCGCTTCTGCGTGGCTTGCAGCGTCCAGTGCACGACCGTGCCCGCGCCGGTCCCGCCGGAGCGCACCTCGTAGTCGCGATAGTGCGACGTGAGGATCTTCCCGCGCACGCCCGCGTAGTCGGCGACAGCCGCGCGGACCTGGTCGACGGGGACATTGATCACCTGTTCGGCGACCGCCTGGACCTGGTTCATCTTATCTCCGTACCTCGACTCGGCGACGCCCGTACGCTACTCGCGTGCGGACCGAGATCACCGACCTGGACACCCTGCGCGGACATCGCGCCGACGACCGCGACCTGCGCGGAGTCGTCCTCACCCGGCTGGATCTGACGGCCCGTGACGACGACGCGCTGCTGCGCACGGCGATGGACGGCGCGCTGCTGCTGGGCTGCGTGCTGACCCCGGAGGCGGCGCGGCGCGCGCAGGCGGCGGGCGCGCTGGTCTTCCCGGTCGTGCCGGACCTGCCATACGACACCTACCGCGCGACCCTCTACACCGCCGATGAGCTGTTCGACGGCTTCGACCCGGCCCGCCCGGAGTCCTATGCGGACACCCCGGACGCACGGATCTACCGACACGCCAAGGAAACCGCACTCGACCCGCTGCACGCGCTGACCGAGCGCCTGCACGATCACAGCATCTCCGAGGCGCTGGCCGACGTTCTCACCGGGCACCCCGTCGCCGTCATGGGTGGCCACGCGCTCACCCGCGACTCCGATGGCTACCGCGACGCTGTCAACCTGGGCATCACCTTGGGGCAGCAAGGTTTCACGGTCCTGACCGGCGGCGGCCCCGGCGCGATGGAGGCCGTCCCGCTCGGCGTCCGACTCGGCGATCAGGCCACTGTGGACGCCACACTCGACGTCCTCGCCGCCGCTCCAAAATTCGCCAGCGGTGCGACGGTCGACGTCGACGAGATCGGCCGCTGGCTGGCCGCGGGACTCGCCGTCGACCTACCCGAC from Alloactinosynnema sp. L-07 includes:
- the mshA gene encoding D-inositol-3-phosphate glycosyltransferase — translated: MTPTQLRKPRRVALLSVHTSPLEQPGTGDAGGMNVYITETATRMANRGIEVEVFTRATSSDLPPVAELAPGVLVRHVSAGPFEGLSRADLPAELCGFTAGLLRAEARHEPGYYDLLHSHYWLSGQVGRIARERWGVPLVHTAHTLAKVKNAALADGDTPEPRQRVIGEQQIVDFADRLVANTDVEAQQLVSLYDADPERVDIIAPGVDLDRFRPGDRLAARAWLGLRPDAVVFAFVGRIQPLKAPDVLLRAAAELLAQGGIARDRLIVLVAGGPSGTGLEQPAALQDLAVALGITDVVRFLPPQSGEALARIYRAADVVAVPSHNESFGLVALEAQACGTPVVAAAVGGLPVAVADGRSGLLVHGHATGAWADALGKLARDPGLRTTLAVGAVRHARAFSWDRTTDALITGYIDADHALRYSRTRAEVAV
- a CDS encoding Ig-like domain-containing protein, producing MRRTRTGILAILVLTMALAVGCTSETPGSGSGQAQDAPPKAKLVALPAADATEVAPTEPVKITVTEGAIDAVALTNDDGKPVKGTVAPDKLSWTSDEALGFAKKYTYTASATGTDGKKVELKGSFTTLKPAKTPRATINPGDNATVGIAMPISIKFPEGKVVDKATVEKALKVETSVPVEGSWAWLHDQQVDWRPKVYWPSGTKVTVTAKLYGLPYGGGAYGKADLSTKFAIGRNQVVKVNTPDHKMNVYRDGKLFASYPSSNGKDADPNLNTPNGTMIVMAKEPVGDFSNPQYGYTNVKKKWAVRFSNHGEFIHENEENRANIGKANTSHGCVNLLEVDAKAYFDSAIIGDPVEVTGSQANMPATSDVYDWLISWPQWQKMSALK
- a CDS encoding SDR family NAD(P)-dependent oxidoreductase — its product is MNNPIAVVTGASAGIGAATARHLAAAGFDVVLGARRLDLLSKVAAEISGHAVELDVTDPASIEAFCSRVPACHVLVNNAGGARGLDRVDAADDERWQWMYEANVMGTLRMTRALLPKLIASGNGHVVTVTSIAAVEIYDGGAGYTAAKHAQSALHRTLRGEHLGQPVRFTEVLPGMVETDFSVNRFDGDLERADKVYEGIVPLTADDVADVITFAVTRPPHVNLDQIVMKPRAQASATRAHRG
- a CDS encoding MerR family transcriptional regulator, which encodes MSWSIAQVARMSKVTSRTLRHYDEIGLLRPASVGGNGYRYYEQEQLLRLQQILVLRELGLGLDAIAEIVDDGRDKVDALRMHHRWLLAERDRFDRLAKTVSRTIENVEGGDKMTTKSAEHWFEGFDSDKQAELQQEARQRWGAENVDAANAKMGGKDWWATHGQTWVAALDTLVAHLDAGRAPADPEVQETIAGHFQWLSSGFWTPNRESYKGLASVYADDPRFRANFDKTDPRLAEFLRAAMTEYADTQLD
- a CDS encoding DUF2505 domain-containing protein — translated: MGSRIEHRAGFTRPAAEVHAAFIDRAFLDERLRALGGKNAELLEYTANGAEVTFKLRQGVPGEKLPSIVRTVIKGDLIVERTESWRPDGAAFSGSTSATVSAVPGDIKGTFRLVDTAGGSEWSTSGQVKVSIPFVGGKIESVIAEQVTQLLAAEAEFAAEWLAEH
- a CDS encoding UDP-N-acetylmuramate dehydrogenase, which codes for MTSLPLGADVRTGVPLSGYTTLRLGGPATDFVAATTAAEVVDAVRAVDSAGTPLLILGGGSNLVVGDAGFDGSVVQVANRGSKIDCTTPGRVQLTVEAGEDWDTVVAGTVEAGLGGLECLSGIPGYVGATPVQNVGAYGVEISQVLISVDLLDRETTEVRTLDVTELGLDYRTSVLKNTDRAVVLRARFELVDDGLSAPIRYTELARALGVRQDERVPVAAARAAVLELRRGKGMVLDPSDHDTWSAGSFFTNPIVPDADLSAVLERIVSRVGPDVTVPKYPAGPGASKLSAAWLIERAGFAKGHTGPNARVGLSTKHTLALTNRGTATTADLLALAAEVRDGVLATFGVELHPEPVLVNCAL
- the purU gene encoding formyltetrahydrofolate deformylase, with the protein product MPSRERRYVIRLGCPDRTGIVARIASFLTEAGGWIVEADYHSDPDTNWFFTRQEVRADSLPFGVDELRARFAEVAEQLSEHSDWSIIDTGVKRRVAILVSKEGHCLYDLLGRVHSGELDVDVRAVIGNHTDLADITQAHGIPFHHVPFPAGDPEGKAEAFTKVRQLVDGTAPDAIVLARFMQVLPAELCSHWAGRALNIHHSFLPSFVGARPYHQAHKRGVKLIGATCHYVTAELDAGPIIEQNVIRVNHGDSVADMVRKGRDIEKVVLAGGLRAHLQGRILVHGNKTVVF
- a CDS encoding GNAT family N-acetyltransferase — translated: MTIRTDNQIPTTDPRPLSFTDLTACLELSDNREWPLEDRKWEFLLRVGQGYGIVDADGKLAASAVLTHFGDFAAISMVLVAAKYNRRGLGTRIMRHVMAEAGDSVATLYATPQGQPLYEKLGFQATSGCEVLTGAFTGRGAGTTRPAAAGDLPAILRLDAEVCGVDRTHVVSRLPEFADRIRVIERDGEITGYAAQTRALSQNGSNQVGPVIAATDAAARALISDIAIDAGGQTRIDLDTARPDLIEWATQNGLTPVFSCKAMVVGGATLPGDRGRLYAPILQAIG
- a CDS encoding NADP-dependent oxidoreductase; this encodes MTTLEVHLARRPVGAPTLDDFAFAEVTLPAPGPGEVLVRNHVMSVDPYMRGRMNDAKSYAPPFPLGAPMEGGAVGEIVASTVDSLPVGAFVLHNAGWRSEVVLPAAAVVPVDPSIAPLGAYLGVLGMPGLTAYVGLLDVAEFRAGDTVFVSAAAGAVGAVVGQIARLRGAKRVIGSAGSDEKVRYLLDELGFDAAFNYRSDRVVKQLAEAAPEGIDVYFDNVGGEHLEAALSVLNLHGRIAVCGMISQYNATEPNPAPRNLIQLVSKRLTMRGLLVRDHADRRPDFLREVGGWVQSGELRYTETVVKGLRNAPSAFLSLLEGANTGKMLVQLL
- a CDS encoding SRPBCC family protein, producing MNQVQAVAEQVINVPVDQVRAAVADYAGVRGKILTSHYRDYEVRSGGTGAGTVVHWTLQATQKRVRDVLVEVSSPQPDVLVEADRNSTLISTWTVQGSGGSSTVRVVTTWEGANGIGGFFERIFAPAGLRRIHGELLANLARELQA